The proteins below are encoded in one region of Leptotrichia sp. oral taxon 218:
- a CDS encoding NAD(P)-dependent oxidoreductase yields MNKQILVTGANGYIGKHVVEWLLNNNYDVLATDICLDRVDDRAQKKIINIFENSEDFSEVFKNVGVCIHLAWRNGFVHNSLTHLQDIPKHYEFLKKMSNIGIKNINVIGTMHEIGYWEGEITEETPTNPISLYGIAKNSLRQSLMILEKNENIDLKWLRVYYIQGDDKNNKSIFAKILQKENEKADKFPFSTGKNKYDFISVYELAEMISKASLQTEIKGIINCCSGNPISLKEKVENFLRENNLKIKLEYGAFPDREYDSPAIWGNNAAILKILNK; encoded by the coding sequence ATGAATAAGCAAATATTAGTTACAGGAGCAAATGGATATATAGGAAAACATGTAGTAGAATGGTTACTTAATAATAATTATGATGTTTTAGCTACGGATATTTGTTTAGACAGAGTTGATGATAGAGCTCAAAAAAAAATTATAAACATATTTGAAAATTCAGAAGATTTTTCAGAAGTATTTAAAAATGTAGGTGTGTGTATTCACTTAGCATGGAGAAATGGATTTGTACATAATTCACTTACACATCTTCAGGATATACCGAAGCATTATGAATTTTTGAAAAAAATGAGTAACATTGGGATAAAGAATATAAATGTTATAGGAACAATGCATGAAATAGGATATTGGGAAGGTGAAATAACAGAGGAAACGCCAACAAATCCTATTTCACTTTATGGAATAGCTAAAAATTCTTTAAGACAATCTTTAATGATTTTGGAGAAAAATGAAAATATAGATTTAAAGTGGTTAAGAGTATACTATATTCAAGGAGATGACAAAAATAATAAGTCAATTTTTGCAAAAATTTTACAAAAAGAAAATGAAAAAGCGGATAAATTTCCATTCTCTACAGGTAAGAATAAATACGACTTTATAAGTGTATATGAATTAGCAGAAATGATTTCAAAAGCCTCTTTGCAAACAGAGATAAAGGGTATTATAAATTGTTGTTCTGGGAATCCAATTAGCTTAAAAGAAAAAGTTGAAAATTTTTTGAGAGAAAATAATTTAAAAATAAAACTTGAATATGGTGCATTTCCTGATAGAGAATATGATTCGCCAGCTATATGGGGAAATAATGCTGCAATATTAAAGATATTAAATAAGTAG